The Flavobacterium sp. 1 genome contains the following window.
GGAATCCTTGGTGGCTTTGAATCTTCCCGTCATGTTTTGGAAAAAAGAGGTTTTTTGAACCAATATTTCGTTGCTTTGGGAATTTCATTACTGCTTTCTGTTCTTTTACTTTTGACAGTTGCAATTATTGTTGTTTTTGAGGTCGTGATTCAAAGTACAGCGATACAAGATGTATTGAGTGACCGCATACCGTTGATTATTTTAGGAAGATATATTTTTGTAATATTGATGATTCTGATAACTTCTTCTGTTTTATTGCGATACGGGACTAAGCAGTCTCATAAACCGCCATTTATCAGTGTTGGTTCGGTTTTTACTACAGTACTTATAGTTATTTCATCCTATTTTTTTGGAATTTGGGTGTTGCGGTTTTCAAAGTATAATGAACTGTACGGTTCGATTGGGACATTATTGATTATGATGTTTTACATCTGGATTAACTGTATGATTTTATTATTGGGATTTGAATTGAATGCAACAATTCGTAAATTAAAAAAGGGCAAATTGGAGAATTAAAGTTTTATAATAAATGGTATTGTTTAAATGGAATTTTGTATTCTTGCCAAGAGTAATTCAAGTAGGAATTGAGGGATTTAATTTCGAATAATAAAATGTTTGCTTTAATAATTTAAGAAAAAATGAAAAAAAGTGTCCTATTTGGTTTGGTTATGTGTTTTTTGATGATTTTTAATGTTCAGGGACAGACGGTTTTAGGGAAATGGAAAACCATTGATGACGAGACAGGTCAGGCCAAATCAATTGTTGAAATTTATGAAAAATCAGGAAAAATTTACGGGAAAATTATTGACATAATAAATCCGAAAAAGAGAAAAGATCTTTGTGTAAAATGTTCGGATGAGGATAAAAATGCTCCAATTTTAGGATTAATAATTATTAAAGGTCTTGTGAAAGATGGTGATGAATATAATGGTGGAAAAATTTTGGATCCTTTAAAAGGGGAACAGTATAAATGTTTCATTACACTTGATGAAAAAGATAAACTAAAAGTTAGAGGCTTTATTGGTGTTTCTTTATTTGGAAGAACTCAATATTGGTATCGAGTGAAATAATGTTATTTTTGGGTTTGTAATACTAAAAAACTCAAAATAGACAATCTAAATCTAAAATTATTAATGCATTTTGTAGAAGTTGTTTTACCGCTTTCACTTACCAAGACTTTTACATACAGAGTTTCGGAGGCTGAATTTCTTTTTATAAAAAAAGGAATGAGGGTTACGGTACCTTTTGGGAAAAACAAAATCTATACGGCTTTAGTTATTGAAATTCATAATAACACGCCAACTTTATACGAGGCCAAGGAAATTCATCAAATTTTAGATACAGCTCCATTGGTAACAGAGTTTCAAATCAATCATTGGTTGTGGATTGCCGATTACTACATGTGTGCCATAGGTGATGTGTACCGCAATGCCATGCCAAGCGCTTTGTTGTTAGAAAGTGAAACGCTGATAACGAGAAAAAATGATTTATTTGTTGATGAAACTCAGCTTTCTGATGATGAGTACTTAATCTATGAAGCCTTACAGCAACAGAGTTCGTTAAAAATACAGGATATTATCTCAATTTTGAATAAGAAGAACATTTTTCCAGTTATTCAAAAATTGATAGATAAAAATATTTTGGTACTGCAGGAAGAACTTCAGGAAACATACAAGCCTAAATTAGTCAGATATGTTCGGCTGCATCCAAAATACGATTCGGATCAAGGCTTAAAGGATTTACTCGAAATTTTAAAAAGTGCCAATAAGCAAAAGGAAATAGTCTTGAATTATTTCCAATTGAGCGCGACTGAGAAAAAGCCGATTACAGTAAAAAAACTGGCTGAGACAGCTCAATCCACTCCTGCAATTATTAAAGCATTAATCGAAAAAGAAATTTTAGAAGAGTATTTTTTGCAGGAAGACCGAATCAATTTTGCAGGAAAAGCCAGAGAAGATGAACTCCAGTTGAGTTTAGATCAGCAAAAAGCTTTTGAATCGATAAAAGAAAGTTTTGAGCAAAAATCGGTGTGTCTTTTACACGGAATTACTTCAAGCGGAAAGACTGAAATTTACATTAAACTTATAGAAGAATATTTAGCAATAGGAAAACAAGTGCTGTACTTATTGCCGGAAATTGTTTTAACAGCTCAATTGGTTTCCAGAATCAGAGCGCACTTTGGAAATAAAGTAGCTGTTTTTCATTCTAAATACAGCAATAATGAAAGGGTGGAAGTTTGGAATCAGGTTTTATTAAATGCTGAAAAAGCTCAAATTATAATTGGTGCCAGATCGGCTTTGTTTTTGCCTTTTTACGATTTAGGTTTTATAATTATTGACGAAGAGCATGAGCAGACTTTTAAGCAGTCAGATCCCGCTCCTAGGTTTCATGCTCGTGATTCGGCTATTGTTTTGGCCCATGCTCA
Protein-coding sequences here:
- a CDS encoding YihY/virulence factor BrkB family protein, producing MTFKIEAKIEKIPVIRSLMHNLKKIKMPGLRGFSFYDLLELYFEGIIDGAFSYHASAVAFSFFMALFPFALFILNLIPYIPIEGFQGDFLQFVKEGVPPNTYDAIANIINDILNNSHTGLVSSGFFLSIFLMANGINGILGGFESSRHVLEKRGFLNQYFVALGISLLLSVLLLLTVAIIVVFEVVIQSTAIQDVLSDRIPLIILGRYIFVILMILITSSVLLRYGTKQSHKPPFISVGSVFTTVLIVISSYFFGIWVLRFSKYNELYGSIGTLLIMMFYIWINCMILLLGFELNATIRKLKKGKLEN
- a CDS encoding DUF2147 domain-containing protein; translated protein: MKKSVLFGLVMCFLMIFNVQGQTVLGKWKTIDDETGQAKSIVEIYEKSGKIYGKIIDIINPKKRKDLCVKCSDEDKNAPILGLIIIKGLVKDGDEYNGGKILDPLKGEQYKCFITLDEKDKLKVRGFIGVSLFGRTQYWYRVK
- the priA gene encoding primosomal protein N'; the protein is MHFVEVVLPLSLTKTFTYRVSEAEFLFIKKGMRVTVPFGKNKIYTALVIEIHNNTPTLYEAKEIHQILDTAPLVTEFQINHWLWIADYYMCAIGDVYRNAMPSALLLESETLITRKNDLFVDETQLSDDEYLIYEALQQQSSLKIQDIISILNKKNIFPVIQKLIDKNILVLQEELQETYKPKLVRYVRLHPKYDSDQGLKDLLEILKSANKQKEIVLNYFQLSATEKKPITVKKLAETAQSTPAIIKALIEKEILEEYFLQEDRINFAGKAREDELQLSLDQQKAFESIKESFEQKSVCLLHGITSSGKTEIYIKLIEEYLAIGKQVLYLLPEIVLTAQLVSRIRAHFGNKVAVFHSKYSNNERVEVWNQVLLNAEKAQIIIGARSALFLPFYDLGFIIIDEEHEQTFKQSDPAPRFHARDSAIVLAHAHQAKVLLGSATPSIETYYNAKSDKFGFVEISKRFGNATLPEVLLVDLKDKYFRKKMNGHFSDVLIEEITTSISAGEQVILFQNRRGYSPIIECITCGHVPHCQSCDVSLTYHKHKNQLRCHYCGYSIANPTHCHACHSVDLTTKGLGTEQIEQELITIFPNAKIGRMDQDTTRGKFGFEKIIDSFKNREIDILVGTQMLAKGLDFDNVNLVGIMNADTMLYHPDFRAFERSFQMMTQVAGRSGRSDKKGKVIIQTYNPNHNTIQQVTHSNYIGMYNEQLYDRQIYKYPPYFRIIKLTLKQRDFDKLKEGAMWLYQVLSQNLAMPVLGPEEPAISRIRNEYIRTIIIKIPQNTSIIGTKKTIQKILNSFEAVSQYRSIKVTVNVDFY